Genomic DNA from Rahnella variigena:
GTACGGCGCTGAGCCTCTGCTCGATAACGAAGGCCGTCTGCGCGCTGACCTGAAAGAGATCGCGCCAGAAGTGCAGGCAGAAGTCGGCAAGCTGTGGGATGAAGTCACCAATGACAACATCCCTGAGCTGACAGATTTCGCGGGCTACAAAAGCGAGTTCATGCGTCTGTTCGGCTTTGGCCTGAACGGCGTTGATTACGCAGCCGATACTAATCCAGACGTGAAAATCAAACATCTGATCCAGATGTAATTTGGATTAACGCTTAGATTGTTAAAACCCCACATTCGCTGAGAAGCGGGTGTGGGGTTTTTTTATAACTTTCTACATGCCGCCCGCAGATCTCACCTTCCGCTGAATAAGTTCACGCGTGTTTGGGTCGAAATACCGGCTTGGCCAGATGGCGCTCGGGTGTATATCCAATGCCTGCGCAATAAGCATTTCGCCTTTCGGCCAGGGTCTTGAAAGTGCGTTAGACAGTGTCGAGGAACTCAGACCGGCAGCGCGGGATACGGCGGCCATCGTTGTACCTTTCTTACGTAATCCGGCAATGATATCGGCCTGATGCCAGTCGCGATTATTCATGACGGGGTGCTCTTGTTTTTAACAGCACAGGAACAGCAGAGCAGAAGGGCAGAAATGTGGGGCTATGCGATAGTTTCATATACGACTCCTTGTAGTGAATACGACTACCACTGGAGCTGCGAAACTCTTTGGGTGGTAGCTCAGACAAGGTTCGCAGTACCGGCCTACAAGGACACCGGCCAGCCCGAAGGCTGCCCTGCCTGAGCCACCATTGATGTTATTAAACAGGGTTAGCTGCCTAAATAACAGGTGAGCAGAGACAATTGCACTCGATGTATAACATCAAGTACGTCCTTATAGTGTTGGCCGAGCTGCGAAACCCGGCTGCGGATTTTGCCGCAGCGGGCGCACTATAGCCTAATTGAGTAAGCTAAACCAACAGGCTAACCGCGAAAATGAGGTGCGCTTTCCAGAGAAATTTCAGGCGTTGCAGTGGGTTACATCCCTTACGGCCTTGTAAATCTTAAACCCCCTTTGTTCAGCAGAAGGTCCGGGCTTACGGACACGGCTTCTTTATTGGTCGTCATATTTGCTGTTTGTTTCAGGTAGTGGATGAAATGCGGGGTCTGGCGGTGCGCCTCATAAGCCGCTGTACTGGCGTAGATCTCGTAGAAATACCAGCGGTTGCTGTTTTCTTTATCGGTTGCTGCATACATTGCCAGTACGCCATCTTCCACTTTAAGCGACTCCACCATTTCGGGAAGAACGATGTCTTTAAAGGCCTGGCTGAATTCAGGTTTCACATCGACGATAACGAAGTTGTTTATCGTTGCATCATTTTGTACCACTTTTTTATCGCCCAGAAACTGAGGGACAGTATCGATCTTACGCTTGTGATTCGGTTCAATAATATCCGGGGTGTTCTGAATAAAAGCTTTATATTGTGGGGACTCAAGATGCTTTTTATAAGCATCATTGTCTGCGTAAATTTCCACCATATAAGCAATATTCACGTTGGCTTTCTGCCTGATGGAATACATGCCCAGCGTTCCCGCTTGGTCAGCGATGGAGGCCGTAATATTCTTTTTTGCCATCTCTTCGTAAGTGGCCGTTTTTCCTTGCTGAATACCCAGCTCAAAAATAGAAAAAACGGGAGCCGCAGGCGTGATCCGTTCCTGAGCGGCAACCGCGCTGCTCAGCGCAAGAGTAAAAATAAGGATGTTTTTCATAGTGTACCTGTTCAGAGGATTTATTTTATCCGGCCTGTTATAAATCAGTTTCCATTTCCCTGATGGCAGCAATCAGGCGTGCAGCATGATCTCAGGCCAGCGTTTTTTGCTTCGCAATGATGGCATCATCACGTCCGTTAAGAATGGTGGCATTGCCCACTGATTCTTCGAGGTTTGGCTGACCGGAGCTTATCAATAATTTCAACATTTTTTCTTGTTTTACAGCGGAATGCAAAAGTGAGGGCAGGTATCAGCCCAAATTACGGCCATTAATGAATTTTACTCAATGCGCCATGCATTAAAACGCCCTTCACGCAGTGAGTTCCGCCGGTTACGGTAACTGATATAACTCAGGAGAAGCACATGGAATATATCAATTTAGGCCGTACCGGACTGAAGGTCAGCAGGCTGTGTCTCGGATGTATGAGCTACGGTGAACCCGACCGGTTGCCGCAGCCCTGGTCGCTGGGAGAGGATGATTCACGTCCGCTGATCAGGCAGGCACTCGAGGCGGGCATCAATTTCTTCGATACCGCGAACGTTTATTCCGGCGGCAGTTCGGAAGAGATTGTCGGGCGCGCCATCCGCGATATGGCAAAGCGAGATGAAGTGGTGATTGCCACCAAAGCGTTTTTCCCGTTGCGCAATGCGCCGAATAACGGTTTTCTGTCGCGCAAGGCGTTGTTTCAGGCAATTGATGACAGCCTCAGTCGCCTGGGTATGGATTATGTTGACCTCTATCAGATCCATCGTTTTGACCACAGTACGCCGGTTGAGGAAACGATGGAAGCTCTGCATGACATCGTGAAAGCGGGCAAAGTGCGTTATATCGGCGCTTCATCGATGGAGGCATGGCGGTTTGCCAAAATGCAGCATACCGCGGAGAAAAATGGCTGGACGCGTTTCGTGTCCATGCAGCCGCAGTACAATCTTCTATATCGGGAAGAAGAGCGCGAAATGTTGCCGCAATGTCTGGATCAGGGCGTGGGTGTTATCCCCTGGAGTCCGATGGCTCGCGGGCGGCTGACGCGTGACTGGGATGAGAACACTACACGCAGCGAAAACGACGCCTTTGCGCTGAAAATGTACCAGAACGCCGCCGAACTGGATAAGCCGGTTGTGGATGTGGTGGCGCGTATTGCTCAGAAGCATGGCATATCCCGTGCACACATAGCACTTGCCTGGCTGCTGTCGAAACCGGTGATCACCGCACCCATTGTCGGTGCGACGAAACCTGCACATCTTGCTGAAGCCATTGGTGCGTTAAACTTCCGGCTGAGTACTACAGAAATTGAAGAACTTGAAGCGCCTTATCTGCCACACCCTGTCGATGGCGTGATCCCGCCGCTGCCTGCCGCAGCCCCCGCGCTGACCCCGCCTTGCGGAATTTAACTACCCCGGGGCAGACTGGCGCGACGATTATAACGGTGAGCGGATAAGGCGGAATGCGTTAACTAAAAAGGTATTTCGCGTATGCAAACCAACCGCTCTGACGTGGCCGATCTGATTTACTTTCTGGCTATTGCCCGGCACCGCAGTTTTAGTCGCGCGGCAGTTGAAATGGGTGTCAGTGCGTCGGCGCTGAGCCACGCGCTGAAAGGGCTGGAGAGCCGTCTGGGTGTCCGGTTACTTAACCGCACGACTAAAAGCGTGACCCTGACGACCGCCGGTGAAGCACTGGCAACGTCGGTGGGGCAGCCGTTTGAGGCGATTGATAACGCGCTCGAGACACTCAACAGGTTTCGCGATACGCCGAGCGGCCGGATCCGCATTAATGCAGCGGTTGAAGCCGCGAACCTTTTGATTGCTCCGGTCATTCCGGCATTTATGGCGCGCTACCCTGATGTGGAAATTGATCTCGTGGCCAGCAACCGGCTGATCGATGTCACCGATGCCGGATTTGACGCCGGTATCCGTTATGGGGGCACTGTGCCTGAAGACATGATTGCCCGGCGGCTTTCGGCGGATATCCGTTGGGTGATCGCCGCTTCCCCTGATTATCTGGCGCGGTCCGGCACACCTGAACATCCTGACGACCTGATGAACCACCGTTGCATCAGCAATCGCCTTGGCGATGACCGCATTTACCGCTGGGAGCTGGAACGTAATGGCGAGGCTCTGCAGATCACCGTACCGGGATCGGTTACGGTCGATCAGGCCCAGACCGGGCTGGTTGCAGTGCTCGGCGGGGCTGGTCTGATGTATTTGCCGGAGCCACTTGTCGCCCCTTATGTGCAAGACGGGCGTCTCCGGCTGGTGCTGACAGACTGGGCGCCAGCCGGAGAAGGGTTCTACATTTACTATTCCAGCCGCCGGCAGTTGCCAACGGGATTACGCCTGCTGATTGATTTTATCCGTGAAGTCAGGCCTCTGGGTTTGTAGTCGTGTGGTGGAGCCATGTCGGTTACATAAGTCGGTTACTTAAAAACAGGCCTGGCTTCCTTATCAGAACCCGATGTTCACCCGGATCATGATCATTTGTGAGCGGCTGCGTGCTTCATCCAGCCCGAGCGTGCCCTGATAGGCGATGCCCGGCGTGATGTTATGCGGCAGCAGGAAATCCAGCCCCATGCCTAACACCAGATTTTCCTGACTGTCGCCGTAGACATCCGCACTCCACGTATCATTGCCGGAATCGGCGTAACCCAGACGGGCGCGGCCCGGATCGCTGAAAGCCTGCGTGTATTCGAAACGACTTTGCCAGCGCAGCACCGACCACGTCAGTGGCAGTGCGTATTGGGTGCGAACGCCGAGCGCGCCGGTCACATCATTCAGCACCTGGGAGGCGAAAGCCAGATCGTAGGCATCGGCGCTGGATTCCGTGTAGCTGTCGAGCCGGGTGCGAGACAATTGCAGGCGTCCGTATGGCGAAATCAGCAGGTCGGGCAGACGATAGTCATAACCCGATGTCAGAGCCCCAAATACCTGATAACCGCCACGGTCGCCGCGGGCGAATTGATCCATTTCTGTCACATAACGACGGCTGTCGTAGTCCAGACGGCTGTATCCGAGCAAACCATCGATAAAGAAACGGCTGGGATGATAGCTGCCATAAAGCGCCGAGCTGATGGATCGACCGTTGCTGCGGGAACCGCTGTCACCGATATCGCTAACGTCTCTGCCAAAACCAATCCCCATACCTGCGGTGAAAGTCGGGGTGAACTGATAGTCCGCGCCGGTGCTGATGCCGACCAGCGTGTGACTGAAACTCACACTGTCTTTCCCCGAGTGGCCGAAGTCAACAAATCCGCCGGTCCAGTAATTGATACGCGAGTTCGCACCATTAAGCGGATGCTGCGCGGCGTTTTTATCGGTCAGTTGCGGCAGTTCAGGCTGCGGACGATTGTGCTCCCACGCGGTGTCCCACAGCGTGTCATCGTTGCCGCGTTCCTTTTTAGACGCTGGCATATTGAAACGGATGCCGTTCATATCGCTGCGCGCACTGGCCGGGTTGTGCAGCGTTTCCAGACGATCGCCGAAGTTGCGGATTTGCGCACGCGCGAAATTTTGCGCCGACTGAATCTGCGCGCTGACCAGGCCGAGCACATCCGGATCTTTGGACGGGTCAGGACGTCCGGCGATGGTCAGCGTCACGGTCGCTGGCGCAGATTGCGAGTCTTGCGTCAGCAGCACATAACGCAGTACCACCGTGCCGGAAGCCTGAGCCGCAGCCTGGAAGTCGAAATAAATACTGTTGTCGCTTTGCTCCAGTGCCGCACTGCCGAGCGTTACCGCCGGAGAATCGACGAGACGCGCACCAGTGAACGGCCCGCCGGTGGCATTTTCTGTCAGGTTTACCCGCACGGATTTGCCAGCCAGAACGGAGGCCGCATGGCTGACGCCCACCGGCTGCGCGCTGTTAATGTTTAGCGTGTACGCGACCTGAGCCGTTACGCCGCTGGCGTCGGTGGCGATCAACGTAAAGCTGTTGTTTCCCGATGCGGAAGGGGTTCCGCTCAGGGTGTCGCCGCTCAGTGTTAATCCGGCAGGCAATGTCCCTGACACGCGGTACTGATACGGTGCCGTGCCGCCGGTTACGCTGAACGTCTGACGATAAGGCTTGCCTGCGCGACCATCGGTCAACGCGCCGCTGGCAGGCGTAAAGGCCAGCGATACGGCAGTGATATTCAGCGTGACCGTCGCCTGTGCTGCGCCAAAACTGTTGGAAGCGTTGTAAATGAAACTGTCACTACCGGAATAACCTGCGACTGGCGTATATCGAATTTTTAGGTTCTGGATGCGCGCCGTGCCGTGTGCGGGTTGCTGCACAATCGCCAGTGACGTGACTGCGCCGCCCGACAGCAACGGCTCGATCAGATTCTCACTGGTATTGGCCGCCACGCTCGAGGATACCGCACTGACCACCGGTGCCTGTCCGGAAACGGTCAGTGCGTAGTTTACGGTGCCGGTGATCCCGTGACTGTCCGCGGCACTCACCTGAATGGCATAAGTGCCGGAAGCGGCGGGCGTACCGGAAATCTCACCCGTGCTGGCGCTGACGGAGAGTCCGGCAGGCAGGCCGGATGCGCTGTAGGTGTATGGAGCGTTGCCGTTGCTGGCAGTAATGATCTGCGACCACGGCGTACCTGCGGTGGCTGCGGGTAATGCGCCGCTCGCAGGCGTGAAGCCGAGCGTCACGCTGGCTACGGTTACATTCACCGTTGCAGCGGATGAAGTTCCCCAGTTATTGCTGGCGGTATAAGTGAAACTGTCGGTACCTGAATATCCGGGCGCAGGGGTGTAACTCAGTGAGGTACCCGAAGCCGTTGCCGTGCCGTGAAGCGGTGCGGTCGTAACGGTGACTGACGCTGCGACGCCGCCTGAAAGCGCCGGCACAATGGCATTGTTGCTGCTGTTACCGGCAACTGTGGTGCTGACTACACCCGCGACCGGTGCCTGCCCGTTAACGGTTATCGTATAGCTTTGGTTTCCGGTGGCAGCATTCGCCGTATCGTGCGCCACGACGGTAACGTTAAAGCTGCCCGTTGCAGTCGGCGTTCCCGAAATTTCGCCATTCAATGCCAGTGTTAATCCGGCAGGTAACGCATCCCCGGTCGTGAACTGATAGCTGCCTGACCCGCCGGTTGCCGTCAGTGTCTGGCTGTAAGCGGTGCCGGATGTGGCAGAAGGTAAGGTGACAGGCGACAGCGTAATCACCGGTGCTGCGACATTCACGCTGACGGTCGCTGGTGCGGATGTGCCCCAGTTGTTGCTGGCGGTATACGTGAAAGTGTCCGCACCGAAATAGTTTTGCAGCGGCGTATAAAGGGCAGTTGAGCCTGAGAATACGACCGAACCGTGTGCAGGTGCCGCACCCTGTGCCACCAATGTCGCTGCGCCACCGGAAAGGGGCAGGGCAATCGTATTATTACTGCTGTTAAACGCTACGCTGGCGCTGGCAGAACCGGCGACCGGTGCTAAACCGTTGCGTTGAACCTGAACAGAATAGCCGGACGTGGTGGTGCCGTCGGCAGCCGTCACGGTGACGGTGATCGTGTTACTGCCTTCACTTAACGGGATCGCCCCTGACGCACTGCCGGAAGTGACGGAAGTTCCATTCACTTTTACGGTTGCGGTGCTGTCGGTGGTCACTGGTGTCAGCGTAATGCTGGTCACGTTATTGGCGACGGTTGCGCTGTAAGAGGTTGTCCCGCTGGAAAAGGTCGGGGAAAGCGAACCGGTTGAAAGTGACAGCGCCGTGAGGCTGGCATCGGTGGATGCGCTGACCGGTGAGGTACAGGAAACGCTGAGAGGGCTCAGGTAGCCGTGGCTGGTGGTGATGCGAAAGCGAACTCCCGCACTCGCCAGTTGTGACCCTGTCACGGTGTAAGAATGAGTACCTGCCGTGCCGCCGGTGACGTAGTAGGTTGAGAATGTCGACTGCGCATAATTCGTCAGGCCGAAGCTGTCCGTATCTGTCATCTCGCTGTTCACACCGGCGCCAGAATCTGAAAACGTCAGCGTTAAGGTATCACTGGTATCAAACTGACTGGCCTGATAAGCCTGAGTTGAAAAGTTCGCGGTAGAAAACGTGCGGTTATTCAGCGCCGTACACCCTGCCGATTGAGCAATGGCCTGGGATACCGAAAAGAGTGATAACAAAAGAAAAGCGCAGACAAAACGGGCAAAGTGCCCGGTCGCGCGGCGATGGCGAGTCATGTAAATTCCCTGAGATATTATGACGTGCAGGCGTCTTTTGGTGTGGTTGTTTTGGTAATGTTATAAGAATGTTCCTAATGCCATTGCTCAAATAGCGAGTAAAAAACGGCTAATTACGGTGAGATCAAAAGGGATGACGTCAGGGTGTTTCAATCGCAATCGGGGGATGAGTATTAAGAAGGGCGTTCAGAGAAATGATATTGAAAGGCGAATTAAATAAAAAAGCCGCAGACCTGTCCGGTATGCGGCTTATTATATTTTACTTAAACTGTCAGGAAACATCAGTCATAGGCCACTTTATGGTTGATATGATAAAATGTCGCGGTGGCCGCCATGACGTGTTGTTCCTCTTTACCCGGTTTATGGGATTCCACATTAGTAATGTGATAACCGACCGCACCGGCATCTAACGCTTTTTTAACAATCGCATTGTTGAGTTCTTCCATGGAGGTAGCCCAGGAAACCGTTGTTACACCAACAGCTTGCAGGGAGGCTATTTCACGATGTGATAATCCGCTGCGGATCAAAACAGGCTTAACAGACTTCGGATAAAATATGGATAAAACATCATTTACTAAGCCTTTCATGGAGTTATTCCTCAAGAGTTCAATGTCTGAATCAGGTATTACGTTGCCGTCAATTCATCGGCACAACATTAATAAACACCTTTTCATGTGACGAACTTTAGCTTTAATTGCTAATTTCCTGTTAAGAAGGGTTTCGCCACAATTAACGCGATTTTAAAAGAGGATGCTTTCATTTCGTTACAGGTTCGTTATTTTTGACATGAATAAAAGGAAGGAAAAGACAACGGGCACTTTCGCGCCCGGATGAGTTTTCTTTTATACCCCTTACGGAGCGCGGCGGGTTTTATTTCCGGTTGCTCCACACGGTCTGCACGTTACAGAACTCGCGTAAACCGAAGTGTGAAAGCTCACGACCATAGCCGCTTTTTTTCACGCCACCGAACGCAACACGCGGATCGGATGCACTGTAACCGTTGATAAACACACCGCCGGTTTCCAGTTCATTCGTCATCTGTTCTGCCCGCGCAAGGTCAGTCGTGAAGATGGTCGCAGTCAGGCCAAAATCGCTGTCATTAGCCAGTTCGACGGCATGGTCAGCATCGCGCGCGACCGTAATGGCGGCGACCGGACCGAACAGCTCCTGGCGGAATGCAGTCATTTCAGGCGTCACATTGCTTAAAACAGTCGGTGCATAGAAATTACCGTTTCCGGGAATTTTCTCGCCGCCGAGCAGCAGGGTTGCGCCTTCTGCCAGCGTATCCTGGACTTGTTTATCCAGTTCATCACGCAAATCATAACGCGCCATCGGGCCGATATAGGTCGAGTCATCCAGCGGATCGCCCGTCACCAGCGCCTGTGCGGCGGCCACAAATTTGCCGTAAAGGCATCCAGCACACCTTCCTCAACGATAAACCGCTTGGCTGCGGCACATACCTGCCCGGTATTTTGATAACGACCGGCGACTGCCGCTTTTACCGCTTCATCCAGATTTGCGTCATTGAGTACGATGAACGGGTCTGAACCGCCCAGTTCCAGCACACATTTTTTCAGAGACTTACCTGCCAGCTCTGCAATTGCCGCACCGGCACGCACGCTGCCTGTTACCGTCACGGCAACGACGCGCGGGTCAGCAATCAGTTCTGCCACTGCCGGATTTCCGACATTAATCACACCAAACACACCGGCCGGAAAACCAGCTTTCAGCGCGGCCTGTTTCACCAGATACGTGGTGCCCATCACGTTCGGCGCCGGTTTTAACAGGAAAGTGTTACCCGCCAGCAACGCCGGCACGGCACCGCGCAAAATCTGCCACACCGGGAAATTCCACGGCATAATCGCCAGTATCATCCCGGACGGCCTGTAATGAATGTGCGCCTCGCCGTTGTCGACCATCGTCGGTTCCGGTGCCAGCATCGCCGGACCGTTTTTAGCGTACCACTCACACAATCCGGCTGATTTTTCCACTTCAGCGCGTGCCTGTTTCACCGGCTTGCCCATTTCGAGGGTGATCATGCGGGCGATGTCTTCGCTGGCGGAGCGCAGTTCGGCGGCCAGATTGACCAGCAGCTTTGCCCGCTGTTGGACGTCAGTTTTGCGCCATTGCTTAAATGCCGCGCTGCCCTGCGAAACCGCCGCTTCCAGTGCCAGCGTGGTGTCAAAAGGATATTCAGCGATACGTTCGCCGGTGAACGGATTTTGCGAAATGGCATGTGCTTGCGAATTTGTCGTCGTCATTGTTTATTCCTCGTTAAACCAGTGCGTTCAGAATAGAGGGTTGCGTGTTTTAATAAAAATGAATAAAAATAAGTAAACCATTCACATTTTGAGAAAACCTATGAATCTCTCACAGCTTGAGATGTTCCGTGCCGTTGCTGAAACCGGCAGTATTAGTGCCGCCGCACAGCGGGTACATCGTGTTCCGTCGAATCTGACAACACGCATTAAGCAGCTTGAGGCGGAGCTGGGCGTCGAATTATTCATCCGCGAGAATCAGCGGTTACGTCTTTCGCCAGCAGGGCGTAATTTTCTTGATTACAACAACCGGATCCTGGATTTAGTGGAGGAGGCGCGGTTGTCGGTAGCCGGAACAGAACCTCAGGGGATTTTCGCACTGGGCGCCTGGAAAGTACCGCCGCCGTGCGTATTCCGGCGCTGCTGGCGCAATATCATCAGCAGTTCACCAAAGTTGAACTGGCACTAAGTACCGGTCCGTCGGGTGAATTGCTGGATAAATTGCTCGAGGGTGAGCTGGAAGCAACATTTGTAGACGGGCCCGTTCTGCATCCT
This window encodes:
- a CDS encoding helix-turn-helix domain-containing protein — translated: MNNRDWHQADIIAGLRKKGTTMAAVSRAAGLSSSTLSNALSRPWPKGEMLIAQALDIHPSAIWPSRYFDPNTRELIQRKVRSAGGM
- a CDS encoding putative quinol monooxygenase; protein product: MKNILIFTLALSSAVAAQERITPAAPVFSIFELGIQQGKTATYEEMAKKNITASIADQAGTLGMYSIRQKANVNIAYMVEIYADNDAYKKHLESPQYKAFIQNTPDIIEPNHKRKIDTVPQFLGDKKVVQNDATINNFVIVDVKPEFSQAFKDIVLPEMVESLKVEDGVLAMYAATDKENSNRWYFYEIYASTAAYEAHRQTPHFIHYLKQTANMTTNKEAVSVSPDLLLNKGGLRFTRP
- a CDS encoding aldo/keto reductase, translated to MEYINLGRTGLKVSRLCLGCMSYGEPDRLPQPWSLGEDDSRPLIRQALEAGINFFDTANVYSGGSSEEIVGRAIRDMAKRDEVVIATKAFFPLRNAPNNGFLSRKALFQAIDDSLSRLGMDYVDLYQIHRFDHSTPVEETMEALHDIVKAGKVRYIGASSMEAWRFAKMQHTAEKNGWTRFVSMQPQYNLLYREEEREMLPQCLDQGVGVIPWSPMARGRLTRDWDENTTRSENDAFALKMYQNAAELDKPVVDVVARIAQKHGISRAHIALAWLLSKPVITAPIVGATKPAHLAEAIGALNFRLSTTEIEELEAPYLPHPVDGVIPPLPAAAPALTPPCGI
- a CDS encoding LysR family transcriptional regulator, whose amino-acid sequence is MQTNRSDVADLIYFLAIARHRSFSRAAVEMGVSASALSHALKGLESRLGVRLLNRTTKSVTLTTAGEALATSVGQPFEAIDNALETLNRFRDTPSGRIRINAAVEAANLLIAPVIPAFMARYPDVEIDLVASNRLIDVTDAGFDAGIRYGGTVPEDMIARRLSADIRWVIAASPDYLARSGTPEHPDDLMNHRCISNRLGDDRIYRWELERNGEALQITVPGSVTVDQAQTGLVAVLGGAGLMYLPEPLVAPYVQDGRLRLVLTDWAPAGEGFYIYYSSRRQLPTGLRLLIDFIREVRPLGL
- a CDS encoding autotransporter domain-containing protein, which encodes MTRHRRATGHFARFVCAFLLLSLFSVSQAIAQSAGCTALNNRTFSTANFSTQAYQASQFDTSDTLTLTFSDSGAGVNSEMTDTDSFGLTNYAQSTFSTYYVTGGTAGTHSYTVTGSQLASAGVRFRITTSHGYLSPLSVSCTSPVSASTDASLTALSLSTGSLSPTFSSGTTSYSATVANNVTSITLTPVTTDSTATVKVNGTSVTSGSASGAIPLSEGSNTITVTVTAADGTTTSGYSVQVQRNGLAPVAGSASASVAFNSSNNTIALPLSGGAATLVAQGAAPAHGSVVFSGSTALYTPLQNYFGADTFTYTASNNWGTSAPATVSVNVAAPVITLSPVTLPSATSGTAYSQTLTATGGSGSYQFTTGDALPAGLTLALNGEISGTPTATGSFNVTVVAHDTANAATGNQSYTITVNGQAPVAGVVSTTVAGNSSNNAIVPALSGGVAASVTVTTAPLHGTATASGTSLSYTPAPGYSGTDSFTYTASNNWGTSSAATVNVTVASVTLGFTPASGALPAATAGTPWSQIITASNGNAPYTYSASGLPAGLSVSASTGEISGTPAASGTYAIQVSAADSHGITGTVNYALTVSGQAPVVSAVSSSVAANTSENLIEPLLSGGAVTSLAIVQQPAHGTARIQNLKIRYTPVAGYSGSDSFIYNASNSFGAAQATVTLNITAVSLAFTPASGALTDGRAGKPYRQTFSVTGGTAPYQYRVSGTLPAGLTLSGDTLSGTPSASGNNSFTLIATDASGVTAQVAYTLNINSAQPVGVSHAASVLAGKSVRVNLTENATGGPFTGARLVDSPAVTLGSAALEQSDNSIYFDFQAAAQASGTVVLRYVLLTQDSQSAPATVTLTIAGRPDPSKDPDVLGLVSAQIQSAQNFARAQIRNFGDRLETLHNPASARSDMNGIRFNMPASKKERGNDDTLWDTAWEHNRPQPELPQLTDKNAAQHPLNGANSRINYWTGGFVDFGHSGKDSVSFSHTLVGISTGADYQFTPTFTAGMGIGFGRDVSDIGDSGSRSNGRSISSALYGSYHPSRFFIDGLLGYSRLDYDSRRYVTEMDQFARGDRGGYQVFGALTSGYDYRLPDLLISPYGRLQLSRTRLDSYTESSADAYDLAFASQVLNDVTGALGVRTQYALPLTWSVLRWQSRFEYTQAFSDPGRARLGYADSGNDTWSADVYGDSQENLVLGMGLDFLLPHNITPGIAYQGTLGLDEARSRSQMIMIRVNIGF
- a CDS encoding DUF1471 domain-containing protein; this encodes MKGLVNDVLSIFYPKSVKPVLIRSGLSHREIASLQAVGVTTVSWATSMEELNNAIVKKALDAGAVGYHITNVESHKPGKEEQHVMAATATFYHINHKVAYD